A region of Melitaea cinxia chromosome 15, ilMelCinx1.1, whole genome shotgun sequence DNA encodes the following proteins:
- the LOC123660106 gene encoding lysozyme 2-like: MVVKMLSTIILYCLFVKVVTGIHVSNLNDSCLRCLCHVAGCDISHGCTDGYCGPFYISRVYWVDAGKPTLPDDTPERKEAYEDCARDYNCSLKIVESYMAIFGKDCNGDGVTDCFDYMMINHYGSACSTPLYTSPLGRRRLQLYQQCRFY; encoded by the exons atggtTGTAAAGATGTTATCAAcaataatattgtattgtttgtttgtgAAAGTTGTGACCG GTATACACGTTTCAAACTTAAACGACTCCTGTTTACGATGCCTATGTCACGTGGCCGGATGTGACATTTCCCACGGCTGCACAGACGGCTACTGCGGACCATTTTATATATCCAGGGTGTACTGGGTCGATGCTGGAAAACCTACACTACCAGATGATACCCCTGAGAGGAAAGAAG CTTATGAAGACTGCGCAAGAGACTACAACTGTTCGCTGAAAATCGTAGAAAGTTACATGGCGATTTTTGGAAAG GACTGCAACGGTGACGGTGTGACTGACTGTTTCGACTACATGATGATCAACCACTACGGCTCTGCGTGCTCCACGCCACTCTACACGTCGCCTCTCGGCCGACGGCGCCTCCAGCTCTACCAGCAGTGtcgattttattaa
- the LOC123660624 gene encoding low density lipoprotein receptor adapter protein 1-like — MIELCEEWALAECEGEGWWREAHDGRSSSEVRYAGVAPVERAASAPATALAVRSALHTAKTLNKKLQRVNLDISPKGILVSDADTQENVLSVSIYRISYCSADAANARVFAVVEGKTADGDDAHVVHVFVCARRKQARALALSLAHAFNDAYQAWQANQASSLKSGGKRLVTPWEHFPDESEEETDGESWNTPTPLVTFA; from the exons ATGATAG AATTATGCGAGGAATGGGCTCTGGCGGAGTGCGAGGGAGAGGGATGGTGGAGGGAAGCTCACGACGGGAGGAGCAGCTCCGAGGTTCGATATGCAGGGGTGGCGCCCGTGGAGCGAGCTGCGTCCGCCCCGGCCACAGCGCTCGCCGTGCGATCCGCCCTACACACAGCAAAGA CCTTGAATAAAAAGCTTCAGAGAGTGAATTTGGATATTAGTCCTAAAGGCATCTTGGTGTCCGACGCAGATACACAAGAAAACGTTCTTAGCGTTTCTATTTATAG GATCTCGTACTGCTCCGCGGACGCGGCGAATGCCCGCGTCTTTGCGGTGGTGGAAGGCAAGACCGCGGACGGTGACGATGCCCACGTGGTGCACGTGTTTGTGTGCGCGAGGAGGAAGCAGGCGCGGGCGCTCGCTCTGTCGCTGGCACACGCTTTCAATGATGCTTATCAG gcaTGGCAAGCAAATCAAGCTTCTTCACTGAAATCGGGCGGCAAGCGTCTAGTAACTCCATGG GAGCATTTTCCCGATGAGTCTGAAGAGGAAACCGACGGTGAATCTTGGAACACTCCCACTCCGCTCGTGACTTTTGCCTGA